In the genome of Pseudomonas fluorescens, the window GTTCGCTGTAGGTCATGCCGGTGGCCTGCCACAGTTTCGGGTACATGCTGATGCGGGTGAAGCCGGGCAGCGAGTTGATTTCATTGATCAGCACTTCGCCACTGTCGGTCAGGAATACATCGACGCGGGCCAGGCCGGAGCAGCCCAGTACCTGGAACGCTTCGACGGCCAGGGCGCGAATGCGCTCGCTGGCCTCGACGCTGATATTGGCCGGCACCACCACTTCAGCAGCCGTGTCGTCGATGTATTTGCTGTCGTAGGAATAGAACCCGCTGCGCACCACGATCTCGCCACAGCCACTGGCGATGGCGTCTTCATTGCCAAGCACCGCGCATTCAATCTCGCGGCCGCTGACGGCAGATTCGATCAACACCTTGGTATCGAAACTCAAGGCCAGCTCCACCGCAGCACTGTACTCAGCCTCGTCGGTGACCTTGCTCACACCCACGGAAGAGCCCTGATTCGCCGGCTTGACGAACAGTGGCAAACCCAACTTGCCCCGCACCTCGGCAAACCCGGTGCGCGCCGCCGTGGCGAGGGTCAATGTCACGAACGGCGTCACGGCCAGGCCGGCATCGCGCAGCAGGCGCTTGCTGATGTCCTTGTCCATGCACACGGCCGAGCCGAGCACATCGGAGCCGACAAACGGCAGATCGGCCATGCGCAGCAAGCCTTGCAGGCAACCGTCCTCACCGAGGGTGCCGTGGACAATCGGGAAGATCACATCGACGTGACCGAGCATTTCCTGGCTGGAGGTTTCCACCAGTTGCTGACTGGCTTTGCCCGGCACCACGGCCAGTTCGCGATTGGACTGATTGAGGGCGATCAGCGCCGGGTTTTCCTGGTTCAGCAAAAAGTTCGAAGGGTCGTTGAGGTGCCAGTGGCCTTGTTTGTCGATGCCGATCAGCACCGGTTCGAAGCGTGAGCGATCTAGCGCATCGACGATGTTTTTCGCCGACTGCAACGACACCTCATGCTCGGCCGAACGGCCCCCGAAAATGATCCCCACGCGCAACTTGCTCATGACCTGGCCTCATCCTGACAAATAAAAAACAACCTGTAGCGAATGCGCCCCACAGTGCAGTATTTGCCCTTGGTTTTCTAGCGGACAAGCCGCCTTCCGATCAGAAGACAGCGAACCGTTGGCTGGGTTACCGTGTTGCGCATCAAGCTCAAGACAATCATCACCATGGCCAAGCGTCCGCCTCGCAATGACTGGTTCCTTCGCGCGCCCGATGTCGGCGGGCTGCAGCGTTTCGAGGCGTTTTTTGCCGGCCATGGCTACGACCTTCACCGCCACGACACCTATGCCATCGGCCACACCCTGGCCGGGGTGCAGAGCTTTCAGTATCGCGGCGGCTGGCGTCACAGCCTGCCGGGCGCAACGATCGTGCTGCACCCGGACGAAGCCCACGATGGCGAGGCCGGGACCGAGTCCGGTTTCCAGTACCGGATGATGTACATCGAACCGGCGCTGATCCAGCAGATGCTCGGCGGGCAAGCGCTGCCGTTCATCAAAACCGGGCTGTCGAACGATCCCCGCCTGTTCGCCGCCACGGGCGCGTTGCTGCGCAGCCTGGATTGCCCGCTCGATCCACTGGAAGAACAGGACGCGCTGTTCGATCTGGCGCAAGCCATGAGCATGGTTTCCGGTGCGCCGGGCAAACGCTCGGGTTTCGATTACGTGGCCGCACAGCGTGCGCGGGAATACATCCACGGCGCCCTGGATCGCACCGTGACCCTGGATGAACTGGCGCAGCACAGTGGTCGGGATCGCTGGAGCCTGTCCCGGGATTTTCGCCTGCTGTTCGGCACCAGCCCCTACCGCTACCTGACCATGCGCCGCCTGGACATGGTCCGTGCGCTGCTGATTCAGGGTCAGAGCCTGGTCAGCGCCGCGCTGATCGCAGGCTTCACCGACCAGAGCCACATGACCCGGCAATTCAGCAAAACCTACGGCCTGTCACCGGCCCGCTGGCTCAACATGCAGCGCCGTTGAGCCACGCACAATCGTACAAGAAGCGCGTTGAGTCGCTGGCTATTGTGGGTTCATCAACCACCGCGAGAGCTGTTACATGAACGCTTACGAAAGCCTGAACTTCGCTGAAAAAATCAGCCGGATCGATTCCCACTGGTCGCCCCGGGTCATCGCCGAAATGAACGACTACCAGTTCAAGGTGGTGAAGCTGCTGGGGGACTTTATCTGGCACGACCACCTCGATACCGACGAAACCTTCATCGTGCTCGAAGGCCGGCTGCGCATCGATTTTCGCGATGGCCACGTGCTGGTGAACGCTGGGGAAATGTATGTAGTGCCCAAAGGCGTCGAGCACAAGCCCAGTGCCGAGCAGGAGGTAAAACTCCTGCTGATCGAACCCAAGGGCGTGCTCAACACCGGCAGTGAGGGTGGCGAACGCACGGCCGAGAATGATGTGTGGATATGAGCGCTGACCGGCTCAAGCCTGCAAGGTCTTGCCATCCACCGGCTCGCCAATGGTCAGGAAGTGCCCCCCCGCCACGTGGTGCAAGGTGCGCAAGGCATCTTGCCCTTCGAAGTGCCAGCGGCCTTCGCTGAACACACGCTCGTCAGCCTGGGCGGCAATCACTTCGGCCAGGAACAGATCGTACCGCTGGTGATTGTTCGGCTCCGGCAACAGGCGACACTCCAGCCAGGCCACGCAGCCTTCGAGCATCGGCGCATCAACCGACTGGCCGGTGAACGTCTGCAAGTCGTAGGTTTCAAACTTGTCGCGCCCCTGACCCTGGGTCAATTCCAGGCCGGAGGTCGAACCGACGGTTTGCACAATGTCGGCCTGGGCGGCGCAGGGTACGTTCAACACAAAGGTGCCCGAGGCTTCCAGCAACTGGCGAGTCCAAGTGGACTTGTCCAGCACCACGGCAATTTTCGGGGGTTCGAAATCCAGCGGCATGGCCCAGGCTGCCGCCATGATATTGCGCTGGCCACCGTGGGCTGCGCTGACCAGCACGGTCGGGCCATGATTGAGCAGACGATAGGCCTTGGACAAGGGAACCGGACGGCGGTGAGAAACGCTCATTGAAGTCTGCTCCTGGGGAAAAGAGCCGATTGTAGCGCCCACGTAACCCTGTGGGAGCGGGCTTGCTCGCGAAGGCGTCAGTTCAGTCACAGTTGCGTTGAATGACACACCGCTTTCGTCGGAACGCCGCCCGGAGCAAGCCCGCTCCCACCAAGAGCTGATCGCAGGTCAGTTAGTGAGTTGATTGGCAAACTGCCCCACAGCATTGACCACTTTCTGCGCGCCGTCCTGAATCTCGACAATCACCGTACCCGCTTCCGCCGCCAACGCCAGGCCCTGCTCGGCCTGAAGCCTGCCGTCGGTCATCAGGGCCACGGCGTTACGCGCCATGTCCTGGTTCTGCCGCACCACGAGGACGATTTCGTCGGTGGCCTGGCTGGTGCGCGAAGCCAGTTGCCGGACCTCATCCGCCACAACGGCGAACCCCCGCCCCTGCTCGCCCGCTCGCGCCGCTTCGATGGCCGCGTTGAGCGCCAGCAGGTTGGTCTGTTCGGCAATGCCGCTGATGGTTTTGACAATGCTACCGATCACCAGCGACTGCTCGTTCAGGGCTTCAATGCCATCGCCGGCGGTTTGCATATGCCTGGCCAGGTCGCGCATCACGTCCACGGCCTGGGTCACCACGGCGTTACCGCGCTGGGCGCTTTGGTCGGTTTGCTGCGAGGTGCTGTAGGCGATGTTGGCGGCCTCGGCGACGGCATGTTCCTGATTGACCTGATCGGTAATCACCGTGGCGAATTTCACCACCTTGTAGAGCTTGTTGTTGGCATCGGCCACCGGGTTGTAGGACGCCTCCAGCCAGACCGTACGACCATGGCTGTCGACTCGTTTAAAACGGTTGGCCACGTATTCGCCCGCGTTCAGGCGACGCCAGAAGTCCTGGTACTCGGCACTGTTGTACTCCTCCGGCAGGCAGAAGGTGCGGTGATGTTTGCCTTTGATCTGCGCCAGGCTGTAACCCATGCCGCTGAGGAAACGGTCGTTGGCGGCGAGCACATTGCCATTGAGGTCGAATTCGATCACCGCCGTGGAGCGCACCAGTGCGCCGATCAGGTTCTCGTG includes:
- the ddlA gene encoding D-alanine--D-alanine ligase, with amino-acid sequence MSKLRVGIIFGGRSAEHEVSLQSAKNIVDALDRSRFEPVLIGIDKQGHWHLNDPSNFLLNQENPALIALNQSNRELAVVPGKASQQLVETSSQEMLGHVDVIFPIVHGTLGEDGCLQGLLRMADLPFVGSDVLGSAVCMDKDISKRLLRDAGLAVTPFVTLTLATAARTGFAEVRGKLGLPLFVKPANQGSSVGVSKVTDEAEYSAAVELALSFDTKVLIESAVSGREIECAVLGNEDAIASGCGEIVVRSGFYSYDSKYIDDTAAEVVVPANISVEASERIRALAVEAFQVLGCSGLARVDVFLTDSGEVLINEINSLPGFTRISMYPKLWQATGMTYSELVTRLIELALEKHQVRQGLKISR
- a CDS encoding AraC family transcriptional regulator, with amino-acid sequence MAKRPPRNDWFLRAPDVGGLQRFEAFFAGHGYDLHRHDTYAIGHTLAGVQSFQYRGGWRHSLPGATIVLHPDEAHDGEAGTESGFQYRMMYIEPALIQQMLGGQALPFIKTGLSNDPRLFAATGALLRSLDCPLDPLEEQDALFDLAQAMSMVSGAPGKRSGFDYVAAQRAREYIHGALDRTVTLDELAQHSGRDRWSLSRDFRLLFGTSPYRYLTMRRLDMVRALLIQGQSLVSAALIAGFTDQSHMTRQFSKTYGLSPARWLNMQRR
- a CDS encoding cupin domain-containing protein, encoding MNAYESLNFAEKISRIDSHWSPRVIAEMNDYQFKVVKLLGDFIWHDHLDTDETFIVLEGRLRIDFRDGHVLVNAGEMYVVPKGVEHKPSAEQEVKLLLIEPKGVLNTGSEGGERTAENDVWI
- a CDS encoding flavin reductase family protein, with the protein product MSVSHRRPVPLSKAYRLLNHGPTVLVSAAHGGQRNIMAAAWAMPLDFEPPKIAVVLDKSTWTRQLLEASGTFVLNVPCAAQADIVQTVGSTSGLELTQGQGRDKFETYDLQTFTGQSVDAPMLEGCVAWLECRLLPEPNNHQRYDLFLAEVIAAQADERVFSEGRWHFEGQDALRTLHHVAGGHFLTIGEPVDGKTLQA
- a CDS encoding PAS domain-containing methyl-accepting chemotaxis protein; the protein is MFNKRLKQELSALREELSSLQQVKESLESEMLVLTLESDGRVQSVNQNFLGEMHYKSGDLIGRHIDELVPDHVKSDEFQLRFKSALTRGEHFAGAVRLLRGTGQEAWLRSILQPVRSADGRIRHFSIFSSDLTRTIEASREHENLIGALVRSTAVIEFDLNGNVLAANDRFLSGMGYSLAQIKGKHHRTFCLPEEYNSAEYQDFWRRLNAGEYVANRFKRVDSHGRTVWLEASYNPVADANNKLYKVVKFATVITDQVNQEHAVAEAANIAYSTSQQTDQSAQRGNAVVTQAVDVMRDLARHMQTAGDGIEALNEQSLVIGSIVKTISGIAEQTNLLALNAAIEAARAGEQGRGFAVVADEVRQLASRTSQATDEIVLVVRQNQDMARNAVALMTDGRLQAEQGLALAAEAGTVIVEIQDGAQKVVNAVGQFANQLTN